Within the Setaria viridis chromosome 3, Setaria_viridis_v4.0, whole genome shotgun sequence genome, the region GGATATACAGTTGTTTGATGTGAAGTGAAGCAAAGTTGATGATGGGTCTCCTTGGAGACAGCTGAATGACTAGGATCGATGCTGTTAGGTCCCACTGTCTCATTTTTAATGCAAGGTATGTTCTCCACGTCCCAGAAGCGTCACGGCAGGTACTGGGGTCGGTaaagatggtggaggtggagaaggGCCACGGATTTACTAGTTTATTCATCGTGGTTCATAGCATGACTGTTAATATTTTCGGAGCACTTTAAAAAGCGATAATGCAATACCACAGTTCCATTTTGAAACAGGGATGCAACTAGTGGTTGGAAAACGACAGGAACAAAGTTACCCCAAGGCAGCAAATTCCCATTTTTGCCCTGCTCCCAAGCTTGACATtgcaaatatatatttttttttggaaagccTATTCTGGTAGAGGAAAATATAAAACTAGCTAGGTCCAACTCGTTGCCGGCCTAATTAGAACTACTAGCAACACACGACAATGTGAACTATTTCTGACCTGCTTATAATCTGTTCGGCTTGTAGCAAACTAGCAATGGACAAACAAGTTCACTTATACTATTAAAAATTACCATGGAcgtatttgcaaaaaaaatcaccttggacaaacacatatatacatatgtacTGATAGATTCCCTTTGTCTGAGACCCACCGACTTGTTGGCTTGTTTCCAATCAACATGCATCCTTTCAATGATAATATCTGAACCAAACAGATCGAGCAAACTTTAGCTGCCATCTCCACTGCAGATTAAAACGCTAGGGATCAGTAGGGGCTGTTTGGTaatagggtgttaaaatttaacatctgtcacatcggatgtttggatgctaattaggagtattaaatataggctaattacaaaactaattgcacagatagagtgtaattcacgagacgaatctattaagcctaattagtccatgatttgacaatgtggtgctacagtaatcatttgctaatgatggattaattaggcttaatagattcgtctcgcgaattagcatagggttttacaattagttttataattagctcatgtttagttcttctaattagcattcgaacatccgatgtgacactgttaaagtttagcacctcgtatccaaacacccactaaAATGAACGTACTTTGGCTGGCTTGCACGCTTGCACAGCCATCTGCATGTCGCCTGAGTCCGTGAGTGATGGCTGAATGAAGAAGGACATGGCTCGGTCCTCAGCCTTCACACAGCTCAATGCAACGCAAACTGCTAAGAGACATGCGATGCGCGTGTGGACGCTGCCACAGCGAAGTGTAGGAGAGATGAGCGGCGGCTGGCAGCGATTCTGAGCTGTTCCCTGCTTATCGCATGACTCCGTCCAAGGAATCCAATGGTTAGCATGGACTGGTGGCTACGCATGCCTGAAGGCTGGCTGCTTGATCGAACTCTTTTGCAATGTGCAGAACTCTTACAGTAGTTGTCCTCTCCTCTGAATTTTCTCGTATAGCTTTCCATGGACTCATGATAGCAATGGACAGTAATCGATTTCACTTGTGCCAGAAaccatgcatcatgtggttGATCATGGACAGACATATGATGATGGAAATCAAGCAGACCTTTGACCGCTGAAATCGTCGGCAGATCCGGTAGTTCCGGCGACTGATTTTCGCATCTCTGTGTGCATGCCAGGCACAGGAGTCTGATTCATTTCTTGTCTTGTCGTCCCAATCAATCAACATGCCCCAATGTGTCTCAAATCCTCCAGATTCAGTTCACACAAGTCGTGGCCAAACATAGCGAATCCTACTGTCCTGAATACCTTGCTCGTCATGGCTATGCATTATTGAAGTTCCAGCAGCCTGCAGCGAGCTCCATGCCTCTCTGCTGCTACTTGCAGCTAGGTTTACTGTTGCTGTTTGTAATTCATGCATGCAACTGCACTTTGTGGCGTCAGGGCTTAGAACAAATTAAGTATCGTAAAAAACCATTTAGTGTTGGTAAGGTTAAATTTGAGCAGGTTGTCATCTTGCCATTCCTTGTGCTAGTTATCTCATGTTATAATGGCGGCCATATATGCATGGCATCCACTATGGATGTGCTAGGCAAAGGGCTCACCACATACATACTGTACAAATTAACATATCACGATCTAAAGCTTTGTCTCTTGTAATGGTGCTAATTTGGCTTGGGACAATAAAGTGGCTTCTGATGACACACTCATAACTCACCAGGCCACGTTACTTACAAGTGCcataattgtaaaaaaaaatgagtAACTTTATGGCTCCTGATCGAACTAGAAGAAGCAAGAGCATGAGTATGCTTATCGATTTGATTAGTCCTGGCTCGTAGTGAGGAGCTACCTGGACAGATCAAGGATCACATTTACAGGTAGCAACAAGGTGCTCTCCGACTCAACAGAGACATATCTGTTTTTGTGTTTGGTATCTTTCAGTTTCTCGACAGGTTGCAGTGATTCTGAAGCAGAGCTGAGACTCTGATGAGACACAGCTGAATGATGGCTCGGATGTTTTGTTAGGTCTGCGACTCTCCTTGTCTCAATTTTGTGCAAAGCCATGTTCTCCACATCCCAGAAACGTCATGGCATTGAGTAAAGATGGCGAGGACAAAAAGGTTACTGccgatcttttttttcttctttagtTTGTCTAATTAACGTGGTGTTCGTAAAATGACCACCTGTTTTCCGGCACTCAGCAAAGTGGGCGTGACGCCGCGCGCGGTTGTATGTCAAAATAAACGGCGATGCAACTAGCTGACCgaaatattatattatattatattattgaTTAATATATTTCTACTATGTTCATGGTGATTGGGGAAGGACTAGAAAGCAAGACTTGACCTTTTCTTGACACTCcaagtttatttttttatattcaaTAGTGGTACAAGTCGCAGAGGCCGGGATCTTTTCCACTTTCTAAAAAAAAGGGTAATTTAAAAGCATATATAGAGGTACTTTAGTGGTAttttaaaattcaaaataaaCTATCCACTAAGTGTACATCTAAAATGAATACTTAGTTTATTTATAAAATTATCTTTCTTTTCTATCGCCTCTCTTGAGGGTTAATTTTGCTGCTTTAAAAGTAATAATAATATTGTGTAGATTTGAGGGTTGCTCTATCTGGAAATGGAGCTGGATCCCAAGTCCAACTATGGGTTCGTCTGGCTGCTCCCCATGGTTGCCCTCTCCATTTTGTTGGAAATTTTGCTCTCATGATCAGGGCTGCTCTATAGCTACGGATAATCAAGTTCACTTACACCTCAAACCATGCGACGATGGCGATGAAGCATTTGTGGACTATTACAGGCACCGTCGGCGGGTCTGCTGGTAGTTGCGGCGTCGATCGGTGGGCCTGAGCGTACCTCTGCATGTGCGCATGCCGGCCTGATCCACGAGACCGATTCTGATATTCTCTCACTGTTACAGCAAGGAAACTGCCTAGGATACGGCGCTATGATTCCCACATCCTGATTAATTAAGAGCACCATTGACTTACCTGTGAAAATGACATAGGAATAACATTGATGATTGCAGGGTGTGTAGTGAGGGTTGCTGTCTTGTTGTACAAttgatttgtttgtttttgacGGACAAATGCAGCTTGTTCTGTACTGTGTACAACTCAATATATAGGTGACACGTTAAAACTCAATTTGTGCTATGGCCTACTCTTTTCTCCCCATTATGGTAATTCATTGTATGAAGTATGTACAGAGAACTGAAGGCATTGTCGTATTTTGTCAgaaatctaaaatttgaatagCATATAGATCAAAATGTCAGATCGTACGAATTCACTATTATATTGAATATGCAAATACAATAGCCCAGTAACTGGTAAATTGATCTCATCATTTTGGTAACTAATCCATTGTGGTAACCTCCCGCCTGACTGTGGTAAACTCATCGATTATAGGAACTGGTTCCTTAGAACATTGATACCAAATTGTAGTAACTCTCCGTCCTATTTATCATCTTGCGCCGTTCAAGTTACCATAATAATTtttagttatgtgaccaagacAAGCAGTATCAAGTGTCATATATACAAACACAATATTCTAGTAGCTGGTAAATTGATCTCACCATGTGAGTACTTCACACAAAAAATGTGGTAACTCCCCCGCCAAAATGTAGTAAACTCATCGATTATATTAACTAGTTCCTCGAAACATCTTGATGCCAAATTGTAGTAACTCTTTATCCTAATTATCATCTTGCTTCATTTGAATTACCGTAATAATTTTTTAGTTAGGTGACTAACACAGGCCGTGTCCAGGACGTGCCAAGACGCAATCTTGCTGAGGCGCAGCGAATTATTGTCTTGAGCCATATGAATTAAcataattagtttatgataaATAGTTAAATACATCGCACCATTAGAGTAATCGGTTCCTCAGAATTTCATAATGCAAAATTGTGGTACCTCCAAATTATCATATCGAGTCATtccaattctagtaaatattttGTGGTAATTTTTTCTCCTATTCTCCAACTGGCTCAATCTATTTGCGTACCTTAGTTCGtgatttaaaaatattttcgTAACTGATTGTGCACTTGCATGCAGGTATATACAAAACTGTTCATATTTTGTTGGGAAAAAATTCGGGCACTTGCATATAGACGTAAATAATACAATAGCATATTCTCGTAACCTTGTACCTCAAACGCAAATACGTTAAGACAGCACAATAGACATGCATGTTTGTTTAATAGGAAATACAGCAGCAGCGGTGttctattttttgttttgacAAAATCCAGCAGCAGAGTTACTATCAGTTAATGCAGCAGGGAAGAAACGCACGCTAATCCTACTGCTGATCACGGATACGAGACCGTAAATGACCAACGCGCTCGGCTCGCTCGCTACTTGCAGGCTGCTCTGGTTCGCTCGGCTGTAGCCTAGAGGCAGGGAGGCGCGGGTCTACGCGGGTGGGAAGGACCGCTGGTGGCCAATCCTAGCATCACATAGCTGTATATAGACACACgacacgaggaaggagaggtgtTATGTGGTTAAAAGATATGGTGATCATCTCATCTGTGTATTGTTAATCAGTTATTATATATCAGGTCGTTGATTTGCTTCGATTTGTCGGCTTATTAATTGCAACATGATCAAACATCTAGGTCTTGCTCGGCTCAACAACCTTGCACACGTTCGTTCATTCATCATGCGTGTCCGTGCacacataaataaataaacatgTGGTATCTGTAATAAATGGGTAGCCATTTTGATTTTCAATCCGTACCTACTTTGAAAATTTCAAGTGTCGATACGCACCCAATAGGAACGACGTCCGTGCACGATCGATCATCAGGTACATGTGTTCTTttatattgaaaaaataaatatgctGTACCAATGGCCTCAAAAGTTCCTACACACAGCTCCATTTTTCTTACCCGGTCTGCTGGTAGTTGCGGCGTCGATCGGTGGGCCTGAGCGTACCTCTGCATGTACGCATGCCAGCCTTGATCCACGAGACTGATATTGTCCTGCCCCCAATGAGACCGGATACATCCTCGGTTGGGTTTCTCGTCGGGACCCAATTCGATGAATTTGTGGACAGCAGACAGCGTCACGAATCTCTCGACCACAGCAGACACCGGAAAGGATCGATCGAGCTCGGCCCGGGGACAGGTGTCATCCTCCGGCTGCAGTCGTAGCAGTCCAGCTTCCGTGTGGAAGCCTCTGGAACCCTACCGCGTATAGTAGCAGCTGCCTGACGGCCGCCGCGTTTCGCTGATGCACGAATTTTAACCGAGCGGAGCGTTTTGCGTTGGACGTTGGTCACAGATCGATCAAGATTGACAGTGTCCGAGGTTATAATTTCTAGCAGATGGCTAGCTAAGCTAGTAGGTCAGGGAGAGCTTCCTAGAGCGGAAAGGAAACGGATCGAGATGAAACGGAGTGGGGAGCTTCACTAGCGTGGAGTCCCCGGGTAGCTTAGCTAGCTTTACCGCCGTAGGGGTCGCGTCGTGGAAGATGGATAGAAAgatctggaggatgacgtggatCCACGCGTCTCGCGGCGAGATCCGCGTGGCGGGAGCCCGTGCGAGGGGCCGCGGCTATATAATCCATctcgcaccaccaccaccttctcaTCACACATCACTTGCTGTTATGTATCAGTGAGGAGCTTGTCGTTAGAGAGCGTAGTGCGTACCCaacagcccagcccagcccatccCAGCCACCTCCATTGACAGCGAGTGGTAGCGCAGCAGAGGAAGTGAAAAGACCACTCTGGTGGCTGCAGAGATATATACTAGCTCTGACCACAGcaggagcgagcgagcgaggcaGCTTGGTTGCCATCTCGATCGGTATCATCGACGCCGGCTCGAGCAGCTCGTAGCTCGACTCGACACAGTAATCGTTCACCTTACCGGCCAGAGAGGAGCACGAGGACATGGTGAagtcgtcggcggcggggagctACGGCGGCGGGGTGCTGCCGTTGGCGTCGCTGAACCACATCAGCATCGTGTGCCGGTCGGTGGAGGAGTCGCTGAGCTTCTACACCGACGTGCTGGGGTTCGTCCCCATCCGCCGCCCGGGATCCTTCGACTTCGACGGCGCCTGGTAATGATTACGCTCGTCGTCCTGCTTCGACTAACTTGTCGCATACAGCTAGCAGTTCAACTGCACTTTATTTGAGTGCTGACGATCGAATTCCGCGTGATGCGAAACGCAACCAACAACTGCAGGCTGTTCAACTACGGGATCGGGATCCACCTGCTGCAGTCGGAGGACCCCGGCAGCCTGCCGGAGAAGAGGGAGATCAACCCAAAGGACAACCACATCTCCTTCCAGGTACGCACTCACTCGACAGCTAGCAATCCCTTGTTGATCGTGGAATCGCCAACGGATCCGCCAACGGCGCATTAGTTACTCGGAAACAACTAGCCAATCATTTCAAGCTTGATCGATTAACCCGCACGGTACCTTAGCCCGCTAGCCTCCAACGGCCTCCTCCCGCGCTTGGCAGCGCATGGGGCAAGGTTGCTTTCGCAACGTCCATGTCCGTCACGGAGACGAGAGGCGCGCGGCGCACGCGACGTCAAATGGAGGACGACACCCCCAGCTAATAAGCTAACCGCCTCCATTTCCGGGGGGGGAAACTCTCGTGCCGGCCGGGATGGATAGCGACGGTGGTCGatcggccgccgcgccgggaaAACAAGTGGGATTAATTGGTGGTGTTCCCTTGCCACTACGCTAGCTCTTCCTTTTTCCTAGGATGGGTTGATCCGTCTCGTGACAGGTTAGGATCGTGTTCCACGACTCTGCTACCAGATCATATATTGATGGAACCAGAATCGTGTGCATGCAGATCAGGGTAGATAGCTTGCTTGTGGGCTACTTATCTTGGACGGAATCAGGGAAGAGAGCTAGAAGAAATGAGCTAGTGTATGGTTTGGATTCTACCGCTGCGGCCGACGGTGACGTGCTCTAGCCAACATGCATGTAGCGACGATTCCAGTTAGGGCTTTATTAGGGGGAGGCATCGCTCGGGAGGCATCGAGCGATGCCTTCCTTCCAACCTACCGGCTCTAGAAATGCAGTACGCCCAGGACCCAGCTATTATTTCGTAGCTCAAAAGTTCCAAGCTAGCTCGACGTTTTAGTTCCGCGACGGTACCTTGCGTAATAATAAAAATCTACGTAGAGCCATAATATGATTGTGACGGGTTCGTCGTCTACGGAGCCTTTGGATGGTCCAATAGCGATGAGAATGGGCGAGGGACAAGTGCGTGTATGCATAGATGCTCCATTGCTCTTATACTACACTTACATCAAGATTGGAGGTaaaaggaggaggtggtggtttcGTTGAGCTAAAGCTATATCACTATGATGTACTTCAATTCCTCCCAAAATATACAATTGGCTATGTGCACTATATTTTATCGAATAGTGTATATTATCAACCTTGGCTGTAAGGTGTCAGAGGTACCATAAAATCAGTTCAGGTTTGTCACGTCCACCGGTTCCCCAACAGACCAAattaatcctttttttttcaagatacAACCAAAACCAGAAGCAATAAACTCGAGAGACTCCTTTTTATTCCATTGGGCATTGgattctatttttcttttgtaaagGTTCGGGATTCAGAACTCTCTAGAGCttcatatgcatgcatgtcccTCCAGCAGCCAAGCTGTTAGGTCAGCCATGTACTGTTGATGCACTGGTTGCTTTCCCCCTAACCTCCCTTTCCAAGGACGCACACGATCACATGCACTCAGACACCTCCATCGCTAGCTCATCGATCGATCTCGGCCCCTCTTAGCTTGTCCCAGCAACCAACACAAATGTCTGCGGAACATTAGCAGTCACGAAAGAGACATCATTGTCCAGTAGCACGCGTTATAGTACCACGGAGGCAGCAAGCGCCACGTCATTTCCGCTGGCGATCACGGCCGTGTACCGGCTAGCAGCTAGCTATTTGGACGTTCCAAGCCGTGCCGGCCGGTACCTATCGTCACGTTCGTTGCTGCTGCGAGGACGACGATCTCTTGTGGTTTGTGGCCATGCGTCGACACGTCGATCGAGATATTTTCGGACACGAGCTGGTGACGAGTCCATCTCCTCATCATTGGTACGAGAGCAAGCAGACAGTcgcctgtgtgtgtgtgtggtgtaGTTTCTGAGTCAGCAGCCACGAAAAGCTGAGGTGGATAGTGATAAGGATCGTACTTTGTCGCCTTGCTGACTCACATCGCAGAAATCTAGCACGAGGGCCGAAGTAGAAAAATATCTTACTGACGGTATCTCATGTTAATCCGTGAAGTGACAGCTTTTGTTCTGTGCTATTCTCTATCTGTGTGCAGTGCGAGAgcatggcggcggtggagcggcgGCTGAAGGAGATGGGCATCCCGTACGTGCAGCGGTGCGTGGAGGAGGGCGGCATCAACGTCGACCAGATCTTCTTCCACGACCCCGACGGTTTCATGATCGAGATCTGCAACTGCGACAACCTCCCCGTCAtcccgctcgccggcggcgaccgcgcgcCCGTCCTGGGGGCATGCAAGCGCGCTGTCgtcatgcagcagcagcagggcagCGCGGTGCcttcggctccggcggcggccgcgcagtgcgtgccgtcggcggcggcgacgcaggcCATCCgcgtcggcgaggaggcgcaCATCTCCTGCGCGTGAGCAGGCATGGCGAGCCATGTCGTGCGCGCGCACCCGTGCGAGTGCGACTGGCGCTTGTATATGCGTTGAGTGTAGTAGGCCTGTGTGTAAGAGTTAAAAACTCACATTTTAAGTGAAAGAAGAATAAACCAAGGCGGGAAGGTTTCGTCTTGAGCCTGTCCTCAATCTTTAGTTCATTTTGCGCTCAACCTTTACTAAGAGCCAACGGTTTCTTGAGAATTTTCTGAGCTCCTGAGTTGGGGCCTGTATGATTTTCATCCAGTTAGTCTCATTTGAGACTTCTTCAGACAATCGTAATGGGACGTTCTATTCTAGCATCTCCACAGCATATATAAAACTGGTGATCTAAAACCAGTTTTAGGTACAGGAGAGAGGGTTTTAGGTACAGGAGCGAGAAAAATTTAGATACTTCCAACAGGTCATGCAAAACTGGTGACCTATAATCCTTTCAAGGATTAATATGTGAATAAAATCTTTTTCCAGGTGCTAATCTATAACTTCACTCGTCTTCTTATCCTTTCCTCCTCTCATTCCGCCGGCGCAATCCTCCTGACGCCGCCACTCGCGCCGCCGCGCACcacgcccgcgcgccggcgtcCTCTCTGCTGCTCCCCACGCCGTCCTCTGCTCCCGGCCCGCGCCCGGCGTCCCCTGCTGCCGCGCGGGGCCACGGCTTCTCGCTCCCGCAGCTCCTCGTCGGGGGCGCCGACGAGGTCGGCCGCCTGCACGAGTCCGGCAACGGGGGCTTCCGGTTTGTGCCCTACAACGCCTGCGACTACTCCTGCAAGGTACGCCGCCCTAATTGCTGTTCTGGAGCCGGTCCTCATCTCCTCCCGCACCTCACCTTCGTCCTTGTCACTGATTCAAGACCAGCAGCGCGCACGGAGGGTTGAGCTAGCTTGGCTCAGTGGATGTCAATCGAGCACGGGGACGGCGGAATCGAGCATGGGGACGGTGGAATCGAGCCCGTGGTGGATTTCcatggcggcagcggtggccggAGGCAAGGGGGACGCCGGTGACGCAGGGGCGGAGGGGACAGAAGCGGCGCGGAAAGCTCCGACCAGGGGCGGGTGGCCTTCCCGCCGCTAGGGAGGAGAGAATATAGAGATAGCAATCTATATACATGTATACATATACTGTCGGAGAGAGAATATGGCAAACTCGTGTTGGATGGATACGTAGATTGGTATATTTGCACACAGGAGATAGAAAATTAGGTCATAGTTTAAAAAATTTAGGATAGCAATTTATATTTTGACTATTTTTTGACCATTTTACGTTGGAAATACTCGTCACATCATTTAAAACACGAAAAGAGGGTCACATCGAGGGCGGAGGATAGCGAAGGCCGGTGGGAAATTTGCATAGAGTAACAGTGCACTTGAAGCTCCACCACTACGTCACATATCATATTCAAGACGCAGGCATCCAGATACGTCCCAGTCGCTGTCTTCCCCGGTCCGTGCTCACGTGCTCGCGGACTCGCTGTGCCGACGCGGCATTTCGTGGGCGTGCTAATCCGGAACGACAGGAGAGCATCGCGCATTCGCCATTATCTCGACAAGAGAGGCGTGAAGGAAAGTAACACCTcctgagattttttttatctgaaggaagaagaaaacacAAGGGGCCGGCTGAATTTTCCGTTCGCAAACAAGATACGGCCGGTCACGAGGAAAACATCAGGGTGAAGAGAAGGAATAACAGAGGAAGGGGAGCAAGAATCCATTACATCCACATCCAGGTGAGGTGTCTGGGGAGTCGGATGGGATCATTGCTGATGATCACAAggtgaaataaaagaaaaaaagatctgGAATTGAGACCACACATGCAATAATCTAGAATAAGACCAAAAGAACCGTGTTTCCATGCTCTCTCTGCTTCAGGGAGGGAATTGTGCTGTGTGGTCTCCCTCACTCTCGGTCGGGAAAACTTGAAATATCTCGTGGAGTAGAGAGACCGAGCAGCAGTGACAAAGGCGACAGGAAAAGGAAGTTTCCACACGTGAGTGCCTGCGTGAGTCAGATATCACCCTGGAGCCGAGAGAGAGATGATGATAGGGTCCCGTCACTATACCAACGATCAGTACGCATGCGAAATGGCCAAGGATTGCAACGCACCCACTGTGTCGGTTTATTTGCAGGCGATGGATTGGGTATCCAAGCTCCACCACCCTCCAGCTGCTAGCAGCTGAGCCCCTGCGagtaaggggtgtttggatacgaggtgctaaactttaacaagaTCGCATTGAATGTTCAGATcctaattagaaagattaaacatgagctaattataaaactaattgcataacctCTTTCTAATTCGCGGGATGAATtgattaagcctaattaatctatcattaacaaatggttactgtagcaccacattgtcaaatcatggactaattaggcttaatagattcgtctcgtgaattatactctatctgtgcaattagttttgaaATTATCCTATATTagatacttttaattagtattcaaacattcgatgtgacgggtgctaaactttaaactttagcatgggtgAGCCAAACACCCACTAAAGCGACCTTGGCCTGGCCGCAATGCACCAGCCCACACAACACGACAGCATAGCACCCCGTGGGCCTCTTCGGCCTAGTCCCAGGTACCAACTGGCGGACTGGACTGGGGTCGGTGGTACCAGGCAGCACTTGGGCTACTTTGCTTCTTGGACCTTTTGCACGAAACAGATAcgagcttctttttttttttgagggccGAAACAGATACGAGCTTTTCCGCCTCAAATTACCTTCTTTAAGAAAGACTGCCAACAGTTTTCAAATTGCCTGAGCCTCTCGGTGTGTAACTTCCCTCCATGATATTGTGCAGGCAGTATCACGTTACATGCCAAGAGTTACCAGTTGGTGTACATGGAGCTCAGCTTCACAAGTTCCATCGCACGTCTCAACAAGAACTACCATCCACGAGAGCAACAGCCAACAAGGCTGCGCAGCCTAGTGTGCTGGCTGGAGCATAATACCAACAGAAAACAAGCTAGCGCTCAAGCGGCAGTTCAATACCTGTGCTACCATATGGTTCCTGCATACCAGATAGAGCGCAAGATGTTGATCCTCCGTGTCTTTCAAGCATTGCAGATTGCAATCACCAGCAACCAGCACAAATTGTTGCCAGCGGATCACTGTTTCCATATTTCCCGGCACCAGAAACAAGAGAGTTGATCAGAAAATCCCTTATATAGTTGTGCTAAGAGATTACAGTGTTTGCTCACAAACCAAAGAATGTATCAGAGTCTTTGCGTATAAATAACTGTCATATACTCTCTGTGAACTGTGTTCCTCAAAACAAATGATAATTTACTCTAAAACAATCAACACCACGTATAAATTCACAATTTACGCTGTAGCACTGGCACCGAATAAGCTAGTAAACAGGGGCATAATTTAGACGCAATCCATCTTTCATCTACAGCAAAAAATTTCCCATGTAGCCTCCTCAGGTATTTACACGAGGGGGTAGATCTTGATTGAGACTTTTCGACGAAGGGGTCTCATAGTCCTGATCAGCAGTTCACGCCGCATTGCCCCAAAGCAACGGCTTTCTGTGTTGGGGAGATGAAAGGGTCAATCTTCACCCACAGCAGGGAGAAGATAGACGCAAGGAGGATGGACCAGACAATGACGATGGTTGGCGTGCGGTTCTGCCTGCCCATGAGACCCTTGAGGAAAGGGTAGAGATGGAGGATCACCCAGATTGAGAAGAACAGCTTTCCAAAAAGCGGACCCCAGGATTGGTAGCCACTGTTAATAGCATATGAAATTCCTGCCACCATTCCGACCAGGTTAATGACAAGCACAGTGGTTGGTGGGATGAGCAAACTGGTCCACTTGAACACATATAGCTCAGCAAAGTCGCCATCCTCATCAGATGCCTTTGAGGTAACTGTGAAGTTGGTATCAATCCCGGCCAGCACTTTCAGCAGACCCTGGAACACCGCGAAGAGATGGGCAGAGGTGCCACCAATAACCCAAAACTGCTCATTTCTCCACCAATCTTCAATGCCAACACCACTCCATCTAAGCTCCAATATACCAGTGGCAAAAATAGAGGCAAAAAGGAGAATGAAGAACATCCCAGCATAATTACTAATCTGCACATCACAACAATATATGAACATTAGAAAGTTGACCACATAATACTCAATGGAAAGTGTCTGCAGAATTTAGCAAAACAACAGATCGCTGCTGAACTTGAACTTATGACAGCACAAAAATGTTGTTTGCTTGCATCCATCAACCTCAGAAGTGTAATAATTCAAAATAATACACTCTATATTGGGTAAGAAGAAAAATG harbors:
- the LOC117849549 gene encoding glyoxylase I 4 — encoded protein: MVKSSAAGSYGGGVLPLASLNHISIVCRSVEESLSFYTDVLGFVPIRRPGSFDFDGAWLFNYGIGIHLLQSEDPGSLPEKREINPKDNHISFQCESMAAVERRLKEMGIPYVQRCVEEGGINVDQIFFHDPDGFMIEICNCDNLPVIPLAGGDRAPVLGACKRAVVMQQQQGSAVPSAPAAAAQCVPSAAATQAIRVGEEAHISCA